A stretch of Crossiella cryophila DNA encodes these proteins:
- a CDS encoding Xaa-Pro dipeptidyl-peptidase, which translates to MRPARTTLTLLTAVTAAFAGTLAVLPANAAPAPAGMSVVADETQPIYSHAEAIRETVYIESTIDSDGDGKLDRIAADVMRPKETNTAGLKSPVVMEASPYYRGTTARERAVDADRQIPGTAPRGFGRWYDEFFVPRGYAVVEVEMQGTSRSAGCPTTGGKEDTASIVASIDWLNGRTKAYYADGKPAVASWSTGKVGMLGVSYNGTLPNAVATAGIEGLKTIVPIAAISSWYDYTRDQGIGYSGGWDRRYPEYLANYVISADAKTKCAARVKALGDNAGDDTFDYTPFWQERDYRPSAANIKASVFVVHGQEDWNVKPGHYSKLWYELVKNNTPRKIWLHRGAHLDPIGFRQAEWQRVMHKWMDHWLVGVQNGIMNEPQADIQRPNGAWETHSAWPQAGTANAKLHFGPATAGAVGSLNKTAATGTQSFTNNSSQTETTAVSTPETAKANRLAYLTAPLAKNTTLSGTAKLDVTVTPDSASTPLTAVLVDYGPATTTTLSDKTPEQLLTESCEAADLALRTGCAAPPLESQAAVTYQVVTKGSIDVKNHASLQRGTALTPGTAYRVRFELHPKDYVFPAGHRIGVVLVANLSSYVSVDAAARGVRVSLAASSVDLPLVGGNTALGG; encoded by the coding sequence ATGCGCCCTGCACGCACCACCCTGACCCTGCTGACCGCGGTGACCGCCGCGTTCGCGGGCACCCTGGCCGTCCTGCCGGCCAATGCCGCCCCCGCACCGGCGGGGATGTCCGTGGTCGCCGACGAGACCCAGCCGATCTACTCCCACGCCGAGGCCATCCGCGAGACCGTCTACATCGAGTCGACCATCGACAGCGACGGTGACGGCAAGCTCGACCGCATCGCCGCCGACGTCATGCGGCCCAAGGAGACCAACACCGCCGGCCTGAAGTCGCCGGTGGTCATGGAGGCCAGCCCGTACTACCGCGGCACCACCGCGCGTGAACGGGCCGTCGACGCCGACCGCCAGATCCCCGGCACCGCGCCGCGCGGCTTCGGCCGCTGGTACGACGAGTTCTTCGTGCCGCGTGGTTACGCCGTGGTCGAGGTCGAGATGCAGGGCACCTCCCGCTCGGCGGGCTGCCCGACCACCGGCGGCAAGGAGGACACCGCCTCCATCGTGGCCTCCATCGACTGGCTCAACGGCCGCACCAAGGCCTACTACGCCGACGGCAAGCCCGCGGTCGCCTCCTGGAGCACCGGCAAGGTCGGCATGCTCGGCGTCTCCTACAACGGCACCCTGCCCAACGCGGTGGCCACCGCGGGCATCGAGGGCCTCAAGACCATCGTGCCGATCGCGGCGATCTCCAGCTGGTACGACTACACCCGCGACCAGGGCATCGGCTACAGCGGCGGCTGGGACCGGCGCTACCCGGAGTACCTGGCCAACTACGTCATCAGCGCCGACGCCAAGACCAAGTGCGCGGCCAGGGTGAAGGCCCTCGGCGACAACGCGGGCGATGACACCTTCGACTACACCCCGTTCTGGCAGGAACGCGACTACCGCCCCAGCGCCGCCAACATCAAGGCGTCGGTGTTCGTCGTGCACGGCCAGGAGGACTGGAACGTCAAGCCCGGTCACTACTCCAAGCTCTGGTACGAGCTGGTCAAGAACAACACCCCGCGCAAGATCTGGCTGCACCGCGGCGCCCACCTCGACCCGATCGGCTTCCGCCAGGCCGAGTGGCAGCGCGTGATGCACAAGTGGATGGACCACTGGCTGGTCGGCGTGCAGAACGGGATCATGAACGAGCCGCAGGCCGACATCCAGCGCCCCAACGGCGCCTGGGAGACCCACTCCGCCTGGCCGCAGGCAGGCACCGCCAACGCCAAGCTGCACTTCGGCCCGGCCACCGCCGGCGCGGTCGGCTCGCTGAACAAGACCGCGGCCACCGGCACCCAGTCCTTCACCAACAACAGCAGCCAGACCGAGACCACCGCGGTGTCCACCCCGGAGACCGCCAAGGCCAACCGGCTCGCCTACCTGACCGCGCCGCTTGCCAAGAACACCACGCTGTCGGGCACCGCCAAGCTCGACGTCACGGTCACCCCGGACAGCGCCAGCACCCCGCTGACCGCGGTCCTGGTCGACTACGGCCCGGCGACCACCACCACGCTGTCCGACAAGACCCCGGAACAGCTGCTCACCGAGTCCTGCGAGGCCGCTGACCTGGCCCTGCGCACCGGTTGCGCGGCGCCGCCGCTGGAAAGCCAGGCCGCGGTCACCTACCAGGTGGTCACCAAGGGCTCGATCGACGTCAAGAACCACGCGTCCCTGCAGCGCGGCACCGCGCTGACGCCGGGCACCGCCTACCGGGTCCGCTTCGAGCTGCACCCGAAGGACTACGTGTTCCCGGCCGGGCACCGCATCGGCGTGGTGCTCGTGGCCAACCTGAGCAGCTACGTCTCGGTGGACGCGGCCGCTCGCGGGGTGCGGGTGTCGCTGGCCGCCAGCAGCGTGGACCTGCCGCTGGTCGGCGGCAACACCGCGCTCGGCGGCTGA
- a CDS encoding amidohydrolase family protein produces the protein MITDEVPLLDHHCHGVVDADLDRPAFEALLTEAPTAHPGRSGFDSLLGAAVLRWCAPLLDLEPHCDPERYLARRWELGWSEVSSRLLRAAGVDTWLVDTGYSSVSLTTPAELAGLGGGVAHEILRLEQVFEEVSRTADAAGLAAAVEAAVRTRGAHAVGLKSIVAYRTGLELPAQPPTAAEFTRAADTWLREGDGRLANPVLLGWLAHLGVRVGAELGLPLQLHTGFGDPDLRLQRADPLLLSDFLSATRHGSATVMLLHCWPFHRNAGYLAHVYGQVRVDVGLAVPYVGERAHEVLAELLELAPFSSVCYSSDGYGLPELLFLGAKLWRRGLGRLVDTWLADDALPLRTAERLVHGIAAGNAAKVYIHARPNGPTG, from the coding sequence ATGATCACCGACGAGGTGCCGCTGCTCGACCACCACTGCCACGGCGTGGTCGACGCCGACCTGGACCGCCCCGCCTTCGAGGCACTGCTCACCGAGGCGCCCACCGCGCACCCCGGTCGCAGCGGGTTCGACTCGCTGCTGGGCGCGGCCGTGCTGCGCTGGTGCGCGCCACTGCTCGACCTCGAACCGCACTGCGATCCCGAGCGCTACCTGGCCCGGCGCTGGGAACTGGGCTGGTCGGAGGTCAGCAGCCGGCTGCTGCGCGCCGCCGGGGTCGACACCTGGCTGGTCGACACCGGGTACAGCTCGGTATCGCTGACCACCCCCGCTGAGCTGGCCGGACTCGGCGGCGGCGTGGCACACGAGATCCTGCGGCTGGAACAGGTCTTCGAGGAGGTCTCCCGCACCGCCGACGCCGCCGGACTCGCCGCGGCGGTGGAGGCGGCGGTGCGCACGCGTGGCGCGCACGCGGTCGGTCTGAAGAGCATCGTCGCCTATCGCACCGGCCTCGAACTGCCTGCCCAGCCACCCACCGCGGCCGAGTTCACCCGCGCGGCCGACACCTGGCTGCGCGAGGGCGACGGCAGGCTCGCCAACCCCGTACTGCTCGGCTGGCTGGCCCACCTGGGCGTGCGCGTGGGCGCCGAACTGGGCCTGCCGCTGCAACTGCACACCGGCTTCGGCGACCCCGACCTGCGACTGCAACGCGCCGACCCGCTGCTGCTCAGCGACTTCCTGTCCGCGACCCGGCACGGCAGCGCCACGGTGATGCTGCTGCACTGCTGGCCGTTCCACCGCAACGCGGGCTACCTCGCGCACGTCTACGGGCAGGTCCGGGTTGACGTCGGACTGGCCGTGCCCTACGTGGGCGAGCGCGCGCACGAGGTGCTCGCCGAGCTGCTGGAGCTGGCCCCGTTCAGCTCGGTCTGCTACTCCTCCGACGGCTACGGCCTGCCTGAACTGCTGTTCCTGGGCGCCAAGCTGTGGCGGCGCGGACTGGGCAGGCTGGTGGACACCTGGCTCGCCGACGACGCGCTGCCGCTGCGCACCGCCGAACGCCTGGTGCACGGCATCGCCGCGGGCAACGCGGCCAAGGTCTACATCCACGCTCGGCCGAATGGACCAACCGGTTAG